In the Pseudolabrys taiwanensis genome, one interval contains:
- a CDS encoding DNA-3-methyladenine glycosylase, giving the protein MALPPRLRRSFFARSVHDVAPDLIGATLLVDGVGGTVVEVEAYHHTDPAAHSYIGRTERNAVMFGPPGSLYVYRSYGIHWCLNFVCEEEGSASAVLVRALEPTQGLAAMRRRRGLTEARDLCSGPGKLCEALGVTIAHNGLPLDKPPFELRARTEEPAIVTGPRIGITKAVDHPWRYGLKGSKFLSKPFRPSS; this is encoded by the coding sequence ATGGCCCTGCCCCCTCGCCTTCGCCGCTCGTTCTTTGCCCGCTCGGTACACGACGTCGCACCTGATCTGATCGGGGCGACTCTTTTGGTCGATGGCGTCGGGGGCACCGTCGTCGAGGTCGAGGCCTATCACCACACTGATCCCGCCGCGCACTCGTACATCGGCAGGACCGAACGCAACGCGGTGATGTTCGGACCGCCCGGCTCTCTTTACGTCTACCGGTCCTACGGCATCCACTGGTGCCTGAATTTCGTCTGTGAGGAAGAAGGCTCGGCCAGCGCCGTCCTGGTGCGTGCCTTGGAGCCGACGCAAGGCCTGGCGGCGATGCGCCGAAGACGCGGGCTCACCGAGGCACGCGACCTTTGCTCAGGCCCGGGCAAACTGTGCGAGGCGCTTGGCGTCACCATCGCGCACAACGGGCTCCCGCTCGACAAGCCCCCGTTCGAATTGCGCGCGCGCACCGAGGAGCCGGCGATCGTCACGGGACCGCGCATCGGCATCACCAAGGCGGTCGACCATCCGTGGCGCTATGGGCTGAAGGGGTCGAAGTTCTTGAGCAAGCCGTTTCGGCCGTCATCCTGA
- a CDS encoding NAD-dependent epimerase/dehydratase family protein has protein sequence MNVFLAGAGGVIGRSLTPLLVKAGHNVIGTTRSAERADAVAALGATPAVVDVFDAQALKAAVMAARPDVVIHQLTDLAFAPGTPQYAEGLRRNARLRIEGTRNLAAAAQAAGVRRLIAQSIAFIYKPAPGLRIEGDPLNDDPAMAPTVEAVRVLEDTVLAMPEGVVLRYGLLYGPGTWSPDKPLKPPAVHVDAAAQACLLALTKGKPGIYNLAEDDGYCSSEKAKSDLGFDARFRA, from the coding sequence ATGAACGTCTTTCTCGCCGGTGCCGGTGGCGTCATCGGCCGTTCGCTGACGCCGCTCCTGGTTAAAGCCGGCCATAACGTCATTGGCACCACGCGTTCGGCTGAGAGGGCCGACGCGGTCGCCGCGCTTGGCGCGACGCCGGCGGTGGTTGACGTGTTCGACGCGCAGGCGCTCAAAGCGGCGGTGATGGCGGCCCGGCCGGACGTCGTTATTCACCAGCTCACCGATCTCGCTTTCGCGCCGGGGACGCCGCAATACGCCGAGGGTCTCAGGCGCAATGCGCGCCTGCGCATCGAGGGCACGCGCAATCTCGCAGCGGCGGCACAGGCCGCCGGCGTGCGCCGGCTGATCGCGCAGAGCATCGCCTTCATCTACAAGCCGGCGCCGGGCCTGCGCATCGAAGGCGATCCGCTGAACGACGATCCGGCGATGGCGCCGACCGTCGAGGCCGTGCGCGTGCTTGAGGACACCGTGCTGGCAATGCCCGAGGGCGTCGTGTTGCGCTATGGCTTGCTCTACGGGCCCGGCACCTGGTCGCCCGACAAGCCGCTCAAACCACCGGCGGTCCATGTCGACGCTGCGGCGCAGGCGTGCCTTCTCGCGCTCACCAAGGGCAAGCCCGGCATCTACAACCTCGCCGAAGACGACGGTTACTGCTCGAGCGAAAAAGCCAAAAGCGATCTCGGATTCGACGCCCGTTTCAGAGCTTGA